Proteins encoded within one genomic window of Actinomycetota bacterium:
- a CDS encoding cell division protein FtsL, protein MSAIRSRRHAEGESATKTSLKIVPRRKGRGLIKRTGARRFAPLTILGAIAIGAIVAAILLEQVVLAQSAFKLTKIRNELARAEENREVLMLEAAKLDSAARIERYARETLGMIDPEPHNVRYIVADIRPRGSGGLEVAAGDPYQAQRKAAAAAVGVGVGHTP, encoded by the coding sequence ATGAGCGCGATCCGCTCCCGCAGACACGCCGAGGGTGAATCTGCCACGAAGACGTCGCTGAAGATCGTCCCGCGTCGCAAGGGCAGGGGGCTTATCAAGAGAACGGGCGCGCGTCGCTTCGCGCCGCTCACGATCCTCGGGGCGATCGCGATCGGCGCCATCGTCGCGGCGATCCTGCTCGAGCAAGTGGTGCTGGCTCAGTCGGCCTTCAAACTGACGAAGATCCGCAACGAGCTCGCGAGGGCGGAAGAGAATCGGGAGGTGCTGATGCTCGAAGCCGCCAAGCTGGACAGCGCCGCCCGGATCGAGCGGTACGCGCGCGAGACGCTGGGGATGATCGACCCCGAGCCGCACAACGTGCGCTACATCGTCGCGGACATCCGGCCGCGCGGCAGCGGCGGCCTCGAGGTCGCGGCGGGTGACCCCTATCAAGCACAGCGGAAGGCGGCGGCCGCTGCCGTCGGCGTCGGCGTCGGTCACACGCCCTGA
- a CDS encoding penicillin-binding protein 2, whose translation MFFVFTLAFMGMASRLFVLQIVEGPGYAKLAVAQRDRVIEFPARRGAILDREGEPLAISVDLHTVWTDPQHVTDPAGQAVKLAPVLGLDARELAEKLACECRFQYLARQVGPKVAQKVKKLDLPGIYLEAEPKRYYPGRRLASHVLGFVDIDGRGLEGIEAQYDGILQGTPGSMTLEQDPAGHALPQAEFKHERPRPGRSLLLTIDKELQYFTQATLAEATSAFSADGGTAIVMRPQTGEILALANVPDFDPNNPGGFSELDRRNRAVTDVYEPGSAYKIVTASGALEEKVVTPRTPFVVPDSFAYSDRVFHDSHPHPTEKMTVAEIIHESSNVGTIQIGLKLGGKKLDAYVRRFGFGSKTGLDFPGESPGIVLDRSDWSGPTIATIPIGQGIAVTPLQMAVAYSTIANEGVWVEPKLLAATMADNARLQPSPPPATRRVVSRATAQKVTKILAGVTEKGTGIEAQIPGYAVAGKTGTAQKPLDTGGYGNSYIGSFAGFAPANRPAVVVIVVLDEPSPIWGGSTAAPTFKTIMQFALRHLGVAPTGNAERAAREIQAEQAGDAQTYD comes from the coding sequence ATGTTCTTCGTCTTCACCCTCGCCTTCATGGGCATGGCGTCGCGGCTGTTCGTGCTCCAGATCGTCGAAGGTCCCGGATACGCCAAGCTCGCCGTTGCGCAGAGGGACCGCGTCATCGAGTTCCCAGCGCGCCGCGGTGCGATCCTGGACCGGGAGGGCGAGCCGCTCGCGATCTCGGTCGACCTCCACACGGTCTGGACAGATCCGCAGCATGTCACGGATCCCGCCGGTCAGGCGGTCAAGCTCGCCCCCGTGCTCGGGCTGGATGCGCGCGAGCTGGCCGAGAAGCTCGCCTGTGAGTGCCGCTTCCAGTACCTCGCCCGCCAGGTGGGCCCAAAGGTGGCGCAGAAGGTGAAGAAGCTGGACCTCCCCGGCATCTACCTGGAGGCGGAGCCGAAGCGCTACTACCCAGGCCGGCGCCTCGCGTCGCACGTGTTGGGCTTCGTCGACATCGACGGCCGCGGGCTCGAAGGCATCGAGGCGCAGTACGACGGGATCCTTCAGGGCACCCCGGGGTCGATGACGCTGGAGCAGGACCCCGCCGGGCACGCGCTGCCGCAGGCGGAGTTCAAGCACGAGCGACCTCGGCCCGGGCGCTCTTTGCTCCTCACGATCGACAAGGAGCTCCAGTACTTCACGCAAGCGACTCTCGCGGAGGCAACCAGCGCCTTCAGCGCAGACGGCGGGACCGCGATAGTGATGAGGCCTCAGACGGGCGAGATCCTGGCGCTCGCGAACGTCCCAGACTTCGACCCGAACAACCCAGGCGGATTCTCCGAGCTCGACCGGCGCAACCGCGCGGTCACCGATGTGTATGAGCCCGGGTCCGCGTACAAGATCGTGACCGCGTCCGGCGCTCTAGAGGAGAAGGTCGTGACGCCCAGGACGCCGTTCGTCGTCCCGGACTCCTTCGCGTACTCGGACCGCGTCTTCCACGACTCGCACCCGCACCCGACCGAGAAGATGACGGTCGCCGAGATCATCCACGAGTCGTCTAACGTCGGGACCATCCAGATCGGCCTCAAGCTGGGCGGCAAGAAGCTGGACGCGTACGTGCGCAGGTTCGGCTTCGGGAGCAAGACCGGGCTCGACTTCCCCGGTGAGTCACCCGGCATCGTCCTCGACCGCAGCGACTGGAGCGGCCCGACCATCGCGACGATTCCCATCGGCCAGGGCATCGCGGTCACCCCGCTTCAGATGGCGGTTGCGTACTCGACGATCGCCAACGAGGGCGTATGGGTCGAGCCGAAGCTGCTGGCGGCGACCATGGCCGACAACGCCCGCCTCCAGCCATCGCCCCCACCTGCGACGCGCAGGGTCGTGTCGCGGGCGACCGCTCAGAAGGTGACGAAGATCCTCGCGGGCGTGACCGAGAAGGGGACCGGCATCGAGGCGCAGATCCCCGGCTATGCGGTCGCGGGCAAGACCGGCACCGCACAGAAGCCACTGGACACGGGCGGCTACGGAAACTCCTATATCGGCTCGTTCGCCGGGTTCGCGCCGGCGAACCGACCGGCGGTGGTGGTGATCGTCGTGCTCGACGAGCCGAGTCCGATCTGGGGTGGCTCAACGGCCGCTCCGACCTTCAAGACCATCATGCAGTTCGCCCTGCGTCACCTCGGCGTGGCCCCTACGGGGAACGCTGAGAGAGCCGCCCGCGAGATCCAGGCGGAGCAGGCCGGCGACGCCCAGACCTACGACTAG